TTCTTCTGGACTGGCAGGCGGATGCCCGGTGACCGCGCTCTTCGACCTGTGCGGACGAACAGCGGTGGTCACCGGAGCCCGGCGGGGTATCGGCCTGGCGATGGCCGAGGCGCTCGCCCGGGCCGGTGCCGACATCGTCGGTGTCTCCGCCCAACGTGAGTCGAGTGGGAGTGAGGTGGAACGCCGGGTACGGGACCTCGGCCGTCGGTTCACGGCCCTGCGGGCCGACTTCGCCGACCGCACCGCGGTGCGCCGGCTGGCCGTGGAGATCGTTGGGTGGCGTCGAGGTCGCTGATGTAGGTCCCGTCGCCCTGGCGGACGTTGACGGTGCCGAGGATCGACAGGGCGGACATCCCCTCGCGCAACGAACCACGCGAGACCCCAGCGAGTCGGCGAGGGTCCGCTCGATGGGCAGACGGTCACCCGGCCGGAGCACTCCATCGAGGATCAACCGTCTGATGCCGTTCACCACATCGTCGGTCCGGGACATGATGGATAGGTCTCCAGCGTCTGCCGTACCGGCTGTCAATGACCGGAAACCAGGGCCGGAGCCGTTTGCGCGCCCGCCCCGGACGCCCAATAGTCGCCGTCCGGGAAGCGGTACTGCTCCACCGACCCTGGATGCATCCGGGTGGAATATCCCGGGGCGGTGGGTAGCACGTAGCCGCTTCCCGAGCCGGTGTCACGTACGACGCACGGGTCGGTGAAGTGCTCGTGCAGGTGGTCGACAAACTCGGTCACGCGATTGGTCAGGTCTCCGGAGACGGCGACGTAGTCGAGGATCGACACGTGTTGGACCATCTCGCACAGGCCGACGCCGCCGGCGTGTGGACACACAGGTACGTCGTACTTCGCCGCCAGGAGCAACACGGCGACGATCTCGTTGACGCTGGCGAGCCGGCCGGTGTCCAGTTGGCAGAAATCGATGGCGTCGGCCTGGAACAGTTGCTTGAACATCACCCGGTTGTGGCAGTGTTCGCCCGTTGCCACTCCGACCGGCGCGACGGC
The Micromonospora pisi DNA segment above includes these coding regions:
- a CDS encoding SDR family NAD(P)-dependent oxidoreductase gives rise to the protein MTALFDLCGRTAVVTGARRGIGLAMAEALARAGADIVGVSAQRESSGSEVERRVRDLGRRFTALRADFADRTAVRRLAVEIVGWRRGR